A genomic segment from Spinacia oleracea cultivar Varoflay chromosome 3, BTI_SOV_V1, whole genome shotgun sequence encodes:
- the LOC110791052 gene encoding BTB/POZ domain-containing protein DOT3, whose translation MKKPVPAAKAEIQENNSNDAADQITLPTEINNVDYTFQKKDHSWFVTSDIPTDLLIQIEENTFHVHKYALLTKSGYIGRTEFQPTSSGLENNIKLDNFPGGPVTFKEVLKFCYGIPVDLSANNVAPLRCASEFLEMTEEFEDGNLISKSEAFLTFIVLSSWRDSVIVLKACENLSPLAENLQIVRRCCDSISRKAFQDKNELIDDKAWWFDDVATLRIDHFGRIIAAMKPKGIKPDILGSCIKHYAEKWLPSMDGEVEGQRRHWYGKNELQISIICGANHEDDIGQNKDQKIIIESLISILPPQKEAVSCKFLLWMLKRAMICYATPALISELEKRVGSVLEDANVQDLLIPRCTNKDRGGLNSPEERTMHSIDTVQRIIEYFLMHEHQKKTEDLDVSKLLDNYLAEIATDPNLSISKFQVLAEALPANTRVCHDGLYRAIDTYLKTHPSLPEQERRRLCRIMNCQRLSLDACMHVAQNDRLPLKIVIQVLFSEQVKMRTAIQSKEQTIEGNTRENDESWSSAKKEIMNLKTELEKVKERMSELQRDYSELQREYIMQINKPRRNSSWIFRWKKMKSISLFTEKAEEEIGEDQETPNQEGSTPNIIRRLSIT comes from the exons ATGAAGAAGCCAGTACCTGCAGCTAAAGCAGAAATCCAGGAGAATAACAGCAATGATGCTGCAGATCAAATCACACTTCCCACCGAAATCAACAACGTAGATTACACCTTTCAGAAGAAGGATCATTCAtg GTTCGTGACTTCTGATATCCCAACTGATCTATTaattcaaattgaggaaaataCCTTTCACGTGCATAAG TATGCACTGCTTACAAAGAGTGGCTACATAGGCCGAACAGAGTTTCAGCCCACAAGCTCAGGTTTAGAGAACAACATTAAGCTCGACAACTTCCCAGGTGGACCAGTAACTTTTAAGGAAGTACTAAAATTTTGTTATGGTATCCCCGTAGATCTCAGCGCCAACAATGTGGCTCCTCTAAGGTGTGCATCAGAATTTCTAGAAATGACAGAGGAATTTGAAGATGGAAATCTAATTTCCAAGTCAGAAGCCTTTTTAACATTCATTGTACTATCTTCATGGAGAGACTCTGTTATAGTTCTCAAAGCTTGTGAGAATCTATCTCCCTTGGCAGAAAACCTTCAGATTGTACGGAGATGTTGTGATTCGATTTCCCGGAAAGCATTTCAAGACAAAAATGAGCTAATTGATGACAAAGCTTGGTGGTTTGACGACGTAGCAACCTTACGCATTGACCACTTTGGCAGAATAATAGCAGCAATGAAACCAAAAGGTATCAAACCAGATATCTTAGGTTCATGTATCAAGCATTATGCAGAAAAATGGTTGCCAAGCATGGATGGGGAGGTAGAAGGACAAAGGAGGCATTGGTATGGGAAAAATGAGCTGCAGATCAGTATTATATGTGGGGCGAACCATGAAGATGACATCGGCCAAAATAAGGATCAAAAGATTATCATAGAAAGCCTCATCAGTATACTTCCCCCTCAGAAGGAAGCAGTTTCCTGTAAGTTTTTGTTATGGATGTTAAAAAGGGCTATGATATGCTATGCAACCCCAGCTTTAATCTCAGAGCTTGAAAAGAGAGTAGGGTCAGTATTGGAAGATGCTAATGTGCAAGACCTCCTAATTCCAAGATGTACTAACAAAGATCGAGGGGGGCTGAA CTCACCAGAAGAAAGGACAATGCACAGCATAGACACCGTGCAGAGAATAATAGAATACTTTCTGATGCACGAACATCAAAAGAAGACTGAAGATCTGGATGTCAGTAAACTCCTAGACAACTATTTAGCTGAAATTGCAACTGACCCAAATCTCAGTATCTCAAAGTTCCAAGTTCTAGCGGAAGCATTGCCTGCAAACACCAGAGTATGTCACGACGGTCTATATAGAGCAATTGATACTTATCTGAAG ACCCACCCTTCACTACCCGAGCAAGAACGCAGAAGGCTGTGCAGGATAATGAATTGTCAGAGGTTGTCACTAGATGCTTGCATGCATGTGGCACAGAATGATCGACTGCCCCTGAAAATTGTTATACAG GTGCTGTTCTCAGAGCAAGTGAAGATGAGGACTGCAATTCAAAGCAAGGAACAAACAATTGAAGGTAATACTCGTGAAAATGACGAGAGTTGGTCATCTGCAAAGAAAGAGATTATGAATCTTAAAACTGAGCTTGAGAAAGTAAAAGAAAGGATGTCAGAACTGCAGAGAGACTACTCTGAACTCCAACGAGAATATATAATGCAGATCA